A region from the Anaerobacillus sp. CMMVII genome encodes:
- the yhaM gene encoding 3'-5' exoribonuclease YhaM has product MRKGIVHYQTGEKIDGYLLIKAATKGIASNGKPFLTLQLGDHTGEVEAKLWDCNTDDETTFVGSVIIHVTGDIHDYRGKQQLKIKGIRPTTAMDHVKLADFLQCAPLDPEEMLAKITQYIFEMKNPNIQRITRHLLKKHREAFIEVPAATKNHHEFVSGLAYHVVSMLDLAKSLANLYPSLDTDLLYSGVILHDLGKVIELSGPVATTYTLEGKLIGHISIMVNEIGQVAKELGIDSEEVMILQHLVLSHHSKGEWGSPKAPLIREAEMLHMIDNIDAKMNMLDRALERVKPGEFSEKVYAMDNRSFYKPSFQS; this is encoded by the coding sequence ATGCGTAAAGGGATCGTTCATTATCAAACAGGGGAAAAAATTGATGGATATTTATTAATAAAAGCAGCAACAAAAGGGATTGCAAGTAACGGTAAGCCATTTTTAACTTTGCAGCTAGGAGATCACACAGGTGAAGTTGAAGCGAAGTTATGGGATTGTAATACTGACGACGAAACAACATTTGTAGGCAGTGTGATTATCCATGTTACTGGCGATATTCATGACTACCGTGGAAAGCAGCAATTAAAAATCAAGGGGATACGCCCTACTACAGCGATGGATCATGTGAAACTTGCAGACTTTCTACAATGCGCACCACTTGACCCAGAGGAAATGCTAGCAAAAATCACACAATACATTTTTGAAATGAAAAATCCGAATATCCAACGTATTACTAGGCATTTGCTAAAAAAGCACCGTGAAGCCTTTATAGAGGTCCCAGCTGCAACAAAAAATCACCATGAATTTGTCTCAGGTTTAGCATACCATGTTGTTTCAATGCTAGATCTAGCAAAATCATTAGCTAATCTCTATCCATCACTTGATACGGATCTCTTATATTCTGGTGTCATCTTGCATGACCTAGGAAAAGTAATCGAATTATCAGGTCCAGTAGCTACCACCTATACGTTAGAAGGAAAGCTTATTGGTCACATATCAATTATGGTCAATGAAATTGGCCAGGTTGCAAAGGAATTAGGAATTGATAGTGAAGAAGTTATGATATTACAACATCTTGTACTAAGTCACCACTCTAAAGGGGAATGGGGAAGCCCGAAGGCACCATTAATTCGCGAAGCGGAGATGCTTCATATGATTGATAATATTGATGCAAAAATGAATATGCTAGACCGAGCTTTAGAAAGAGTAAAACCGGGTGAATTTAGTGAAAAAGTATATGCTATGGATAATCGTAGTTTCTATAAACCTAGCTTTCAATCCTAG
- a CDS encoding sporulation YhaL family protein: MNPVKFVVALIGGLLVLFFVRILLLVTPVAALVQASPWWIYFVVGGIILSGYLSFKYSKEDREVEQRWIEQEGELFMEPIRKRRQNKKMVNE; the protein is encoded by the coding sequence ATGAATCCAGTAAAATTTGTAGTAGCTTTAATAGGCGGTTTGTTAGTACTATTTTTTGTAAGAATTTTATTACTCGTAACACCGGTAGCAGCACTAGTTCAGGCTAGTCCTTGGTGGATTTATTTTGTTGTTGGTGGAATTATTCTAAGTGGCTATCTCTCATTTAAGTATTCGAAAGAAGATCGAGAAGTGGAGCAACGCTGGATTGAGCAAGAAGGAGAATTATTTATGGAGCCTATCCGAAAGCGTCGCCAAAATAAGAAAATGGTTAATGAATAA
- a CDS encoding YjcZ family sporulation protein, whose protein sequence is MTGCFPTTGGYGAGFTLILVLFILLVIIGAAYVY, encoded by the coding sequence ATGACAGGATGTTTCCCAACAACAGGTGGTTACGGTGCAGGCTTCACTTTAATCCTAGTATTGTTCATTTTATTAGTTATTATTGGCGCAGCTTACGTTTACTAA
- a CDS encoding peptidylprolyl isomerase, translated as MKLVTFSRGPETAEEVLEKLNQGEDFAELAQEYSIDPGSGANGGSLGSFERGRMVPEFEKAAFALEVGEISEPVQSDFGYHIIKVTDRKPFEMSLEEAKEDLQELLARRQARPLEEVQAELMKDAKIQIKDEQFKHLLITKINIKQHIS; from the coding sequence TTGAAGCTAGTCACATTTAGTAGAGGACCTGAAACTGCTGAAGAGGTCTTAGAAAAATTAAATCAGGGTGAAGATTTTGCAGAATTAGCACAAGAGTACTCAATTGACCCTGGTAGTGGTGCAAATGGAGGAAGTTTAGGATCTTTTGAGCGTGGTAGAATGGTACCTGAATTTGAAAAAGCTGCTTTTGCTCTTGAGGTTGGAGAAATTAGTGAGCCAGTTCAATCTGACTTTGGATATCATATAATCAAAGTGACTGATCGTAAACCATTTGAGATGTCATTAGAGGAAGCTAAAGAAGATTTACAAGAACTCCTTGCTAGAAGACAAGCACGTCCACTGGAAGAAGTTCAAGCTGAATTAATGAAGGATGCTAAAATTCAAATCAAAGACGAGCAATTTAAACATCTTTTAATAACTAAAATAAATATCAAGCAGCATATTTCCTAA
- a CDS encoding YjcZ family sporulation protein, whose translation MSHAYHGGFTLIVVLFILLVIVGAAWL comes from the coding sequence ATGTCACACGCTTATCATGGTGGTTTTACGTTAATCGTTGTGCTGTTTATTTTATTAGTTATTGTAGGTGCAGCATGGCTTTAA
- a CDS encoding YjcZ family sporulation protein, which produces MSHAYGGGFALVVVLFILLVIIGASWAW; this is translated from the coding sequence ATGAGTCACGCATATGGTGGAGGCTTTGCTTTAGTGGTAGTATTATTTATCTTATTGGTGATTATCGGAGCTTCTTGGGCTTGGTAA
- a CDS encoding YpmS family protein: protein MKMKRNIWKIAFFSLLSSLAFLFIFIMIVLYFFVASPDYAERERHQSMGDTMFVISTTKGQLNQFIAEQISRDGNQNFQIILKDYIVLEATIPLFGRRITMQIDLEPQLYGDGDLLLKSSSFRLGEFQLPSDVLFSLIKNTLSFPEWIELNAAEETILLNITEIDALESMSIKVVQFDLVRDIIEFELVSLNK, encoded by the coding sequence ATGAAAATGAAAAGGAATATTTGGAAAATAGCGTTTTTTAGCTTATTAAGTAGTTTGGCATTCTTATTTATATTTATCATGATCGTATTGTATTTCTTCGTAGCATCACCGGATTATGCTGAACGTGAGCGCCATCAATCAATGGGAGATACAATGTTTGTTATATCGACAACTAAAGGTCAATTAAATCAGTTTATTGCGGAACAAATCTCCAGAGATGGTAATCAAAATTTCCAAATTATCCTTAAGGACTATATAGTGTTAGAAGCAACCATACCGTTATTTGGAAGAAGAATTACGATGCAAATAGATTTAGAACCACAGCTTTATGGGGATGGTGATTTGCTGCTAAAAAGTTCATCATTTCGCCTTGGTGAATTCCAACTCCCTAGTGATGTGTTATTTAGTTTAATTAAAAATACACTCTCTTTTCCAGAGTGGATCGAACTAAATGCAGCAGAAGAAACAATATTACTAAACATTACTGAAATCGATGCACTTGAAAGCATGTCAATTAAAGTAGTTCAGTTTGATTTGGTAAGAGACATTATCGAATTTGAATTAGTTTCATTGAATAAATGA
- a CDS encoding YhaI family protein yields the protein METNEEKLRRLEFYQEILLTVIDQSYPFYALIIKHELSKQEVEEVYQLCAKLDYEFTKQKEEGFVTFSPLLTHFVGMLNYKLEPHETIKALYDQDIYPELMALLTKIIHEN from the coding sequence ATGGAAACAAATGAGGAAAAGTTGCGACGATTAGAATTTTATCAAGAAATTCTACTTACTGTAATTGATCAATCCTATCCATTCTATGCGCTTATTATTAAGCATGAACTCTCCAAACAAGAGGTGGAAGAAGTATATCAGCTTTGTGCGAAATTGGATTATGAGTTTACAAAACAAAAAGAAGAGGGCTTTGTTACTTTCAGCCCTCTTCTAACGCATTTTGTTGGTATGTTAAATTACAAATTGGAACCACATGAGACGATTAAAGCCCTTTATGACCAAGACATTTATCCCGAATTAATGGCTTTACTTACGAAAATTATTCATGAAAATTAG
- a CDS encoding HTH-type transcriptional regulator Hpr, whose translation MDKNAPYSIKQSIIFAHKVAQLSKALWKSTEKDWQNWIKPFDLNINEHHILLIAYQLEGASISDIAKFGVMHVSTAFNFSKKLEERGLLTFSKKQNDKRNTYVYLTAEGERLLLDTLEVYDPKSTGIYEGSLPIKELYGKFPEFSEVMTIIRHIYGPDFMLIFEKTLEKMEQDFTEEDGRLVAKPNAKAETS comes from the coding sequence ATGGATAAGAATGCGCCATACTCCATTAAACAGTCAATTATATTTGCTCATAAAGTTGCACAATTAAGTAAGGCTTTATGGAAGTCTACCGAAAAAGATTGGCAAAACTGGATCAAGCCGTTTGATCTAAACATTAACGAACATCATATTTTGTTAATCGCCTACCAGCTTGAAGGAGCCTCTATTTCTGACATTGCTAAATTTGGTGTTATGCACGTTTCGACTGCCTTCAACTTCTCGAAAAAGCTTGAGGAAAGAGGTTTATTAACTTTCTCTAAAAAGCAAAATGATAAAAGAAATACTTATGTGTATTTGACTGCTGAAGGGGAGAGATTACTTTTAGATACATTAGAAGTCTATGATCCTAAAAGTACTGGAATTTATGAAGGCTCATTACCTATTAAGGAGTTATACGGGAAATTCCCTGAATTCTCAGAGGTCATGACAATCATTAGGCATATATACGGTCCTGATTTTATGTTAATCTTTGAAAAAACCTTGGAAAAAATGGAGCAAGATTTTACTGAGGAAGATGGAAGATTAGTAGCTAAGCCTAATGCAAAAGCCGAAACAAGCTAA